TCGATCCGCTTCATACCTCACCTTCCCGTAGTCCATCATCTTGACCACGGGGGGTCGAGCCTCTTCCGCTACTTCTACCAGATCCATTCCTCGCACGGTAGCCCGTTCCCGGGCCTCGTCGATCGAGACGATACCGATCTGTTCACCATCGTCCTGGATGAGCCGTACTGGGCTGATCCGAATCTGGTCGTTGACGCGAGTACGCTTGTCGATTTTTCGCTACCTCCGATGGAGTGTATGGCGAGCACCTTCCGGCACTCATCAATAAAAAAGCCCGAGACAAGTCTCGGGCCGCAACCGGGATAGACGGACGGAGTCATGCTCCGGGCGTCGACCCCTGCGACCCTCATGTCGGCCCCTGAGGAGCCCTGAAGGTGGAGCCGCCGGTCACTGCGACTCACTTCCTGATTTTCGCCCACCCGAGGGTGGTCTAAAAAGATGCTCCGAGAGGCGGCCCGGGTCAACGCCCAGACCATCTCTCGAACATTCTCTTCAACCGAGCGCCTTCGTCCCGATCTCATCCGTGATAAGCGCAATGAAGTCCTCACGACTCATGACTTCCTGCTTCTTGCCCGCACCCCGTTTCCGCACCGCGACGGTGCCGTCTGCGGCTTCGCGCTCTCCGACGACCGCCATGTAGGGGATTTTCAGTGTTTCGGCCTCGCGAATCCGATATCCGAGAGTCTCGCGAGATTCGACTGTAACCCGGGCGCCAGCTGCGACGAGCGCGGCCCGTAGCTCCTGCGCACTGGCGTCCCACTGCTCACCTACTGGCATCACGCGAACCTGCTCAGGTGCAAGCCATGTTGGGAATGCGCCGCCATAGTGCTCGATTAGCCCGCCAACGAACCGCTCCATGGACCCGAGCAGCGTTCGATGTATGACCACGGCGTTGTGACGCTCGTTGTCCGACCCAACGTACTGGAGCCCGAAACGCTCGGGCATAAGGAAGTCGAGCTGGAACGTGCCACCCTGCCACTCCCGCCCGATCGCGTCGACCACATTTACGTCGATCTTGGGTCCATAGAACGCTCCGCCACCCTCTTCCTCGACGTAGTCCATGCCGCGCCGCTCGAGCACATCCCGGAGTGTCTCCGTCGCCGCGTCGTATACCACAGGGTCTCCGATCGCCTTCTCGGGCCTGGTACCCAACGACACGTTGTACTCGTAGCCGAAGATCTTCAGCAGGTAGTCTGCCAAGTCCAGAAGCTTGTCATACTCGACTCCGATCTGATCCGGACGCACGAAAATATGCGCGTCGTCCTGGGTGAAGCACCGGACACGAAGCATTCCGTGGAGCGCGCCCGAGCGCTCGTAGCGATAGCAGGTCCCGAGTTCCGCGAAACGGAGCGGGAGATCACGATACGAACGGGTCTGTGTCTTATAGATCATGAAGTGATGAGGACAGTTCATGGGCTTCATGCGGAAGCGCGTGCCCTCATCCTCCATGACCGGGAACATGTTGTCTTCGAACACCTCAAGGTGGCCCGAAATCTTGTAAAGCTCTTCACTCGCGATCTGCGGAGAGTACACCAAATCATACCCATGGCTCAGGAGCGTATCCTTCAGGAACTCCTCGACCGTGTGGCGGATGATGGCGCCCCGCGGGTGCCAAAGAATGAAGCCCTGCCCGATCTCTTCCTGGATTGAGTAGAGGTCAAGCTCCTTTCCCAGCACGCGATGGTCGCGTTTCTTGGCTTCCTCAAGACGATTCAGATGCTCTTCGAGCGCCCCCTTCTTGTGGAAGGCAGTCCCGTAGATGCGCTGCAGCATCTGCCGCTTCTCGTCGCCTCTCCAGTACGCGCCCGCGCCTGAGAGCAGCTTGAAGTGCTTCAGCTTCCCGGTACTCGGCACATGCGGCCCTTTACACAGGTCCAGGAAAGGGCCGTTTTCATACACCGTGATGACTTCGTCGTCATCGAACTCTTCGAGTCGCTCCAGCTTCAGCGGATCATCACTGAACAGTTCGCGCGCCTCGGCCTTGTCGACCTGTCGTCGCTCAAACGGCTGATCCGCCTTGATGACCTCGCCCATCTGCTTCTCGAAGGCGGCCAGATCCTCCGGGGTAAACGGTTCATCCACCTCGAAGTCGTAATAAAAACCTTCGTCGATCGCCGGCCCGAAGCCGATCCCTGCGCCCGGTCGCAGTTCGCGCACCGCCGTCGCGAGGATATGGGCGGCCGAGTGACGGAGCACCTCGAGAGTTGCCGGATCCCTTTCGGTCAGAATCGAAATGGTCGCATCGCCCTCGATGGGCTCCATGAGGCCGATCGTCTCGCCGTTCACGACCGCCGCGACGGCAGCCTTTGCGAGGCCCGGTCCAATGGATGCAGCGACATCACCACCGGTCGAGCCATGAGGGAGCTCGAGGACGTCGCCGTTGGGGAGTGTGATGCGGATGTGTTCGCTGGACATGGTTCTGGTCTGGTTAAAAGTCCGTGAGTCGTTTCACTGTAGACGTTCCGTCCACGTGCCCACTGGCATAAAAAAACGCGGCGCCCGTGGTTCGGGGGCCGCGCCTCAGTCCGGTTTCAGCTCAAGCTAACCGACAAGCACAGCCCCCCACCCAGTCTCCCGGGTGGTGGTCGTCGTGGTCGTTCGGCAAGCGTTCACCATTTCTCCATTGCTGGTGCGATCACACGATGGGGAGAGCGACGGAGGCGGTCAATGGCGCTGACCGGAGTTCAGGCCGCGAGCACCCCCGTGGCGCCCAGCGATCAAGCGAAGGCCACAGCCCAAACACCAACCCGACCAGGAACACGATTACTGCGACCCACGTGATCAGCCAGAGAAACAGAAAGGGTTCCACTAGGAACGTCATCTACGCAGCGCCCCCCGACGATCATCCTCCGCGCTGAGGGGGCGCGACAGGATCCGGCAGTTTCGGCATCGCGGCGGCCGTGTAGCCCAGAAGAAGAAGGGTCGGCACGGTGCCGGTCAGCG
This region of Longimicrobiales bacterium genomic DNA includes:
- the thrS gene encoding threonine--tRNA ligase → MSSEHIRITLPNGDVLELPHGSTGGDVAASIGPGLAKAAVAAVVNGETIGLMEPIEGDATISILTERDPATLEVLRHSAAHILATAVRELRPGAGIGFGPAIDEGFYYDFEVDEPFTPEDLAAFEKQMGEVIKADQPFERRQVDKAEARELFSDDPLKLERLEEFDDDEVITVYENGPFLDLCKGPHVPSTGKLKHFKLLSGAGAYWRGDEKRQMLQRIYGTAFHKKGALEEHLNRLEEAKKRDHRVLGKELDLYSIQEEIGQGFILWHPRGAIIRHTVEEFLKDTLLSHGYDLVYSPQIASEELYKISGHLEVFEDNMFPVMEDEGTRFRMKPMNCPHHFMIYKTQTRSYRDLPLRFAELGTCYRYERSGALHGMLRVRCFTQDDAHIFVRPDQIGVEYDKLLDLADYLLKIFGYEYNVSLGTRPEKAIGDPVVYDAATETLRDVLERRGMDYVEEEGGGAFYGPKIDVNVVDAIGREWQGGTFQLDFLMPERFGLQYVGSDNERHNAVVIHRTLLGSMERFVGGLIEHYGGAFPTWLAPEQVRVMPVGEQWDASAQELRAALVAAGARVTVESRETLGYRIREAETLKIPYMAVVGEREAADGTVAVRKRGAGKKQEVMSREDFIALITDEIGTKALG